The proteins below are encoded in one region of Arthrobacter sp. CJ23:
- a CDS encoding sugar-binding protein, translating into MRKIAKTLTVLAAVATLSLTGCGRSDVDAEAAKAGTALSGFAQDSVIGVALPKKTSENWTLAEKLFNDGLSSAGFKANVQFANNGVPDQQNQISTMITSGAKVIVVGAVDGAQLGTQLQQAKDAGAVIIAYDRMLTNTKAVDYYVAYDNFKVGELQGQALLAGMQAKKAGPYNVELFAGSPDDANSKVFFDGAMSVLQPKIDDGTLKVVSGQADFQKAVTQDWKAENAQKRMDSLLSGSYSSTELDGVLSPNDTLARAVITSIKSAGKQVPVVTGQDSEVESVKSIMAGEQYSTINKDTRKIVEHTITMIKDLQLGVALEINDNRNYKNEFKRVPAFLLPPAIVTQANVKTAYTDDPVLGPITK; encoded by the coding sequence ATGCGTAAAATCGCAAAGACCCTGACCGTCCTCGCGGCTGTCGCCACGCTCTCCCTGACAGGATGCGGCCGGTCCGACGTCGACGCCGAAGCCGCCAAGGCGGGCACCGCACTGTCCGGTTTCGCGCAGGACTCCGTGATCGGCGTCGCGCTTCCCAAGAAGACCAGTGAGAACTGGACGCTGGCAGAGAAGCTGTTCAACGATGGCCTGTCCTCGGCAGGTTTCAAGGCCAACGTGCAGTTCGCCAACAATGGTGTTCCGGACCAGCAGAACCAGATCTCCACGATGATCACCTCCGGCGCCAAGGTGATCGTGGTGGGTGCCGTTGACGGTGCCCAGCTGGGCACGCAGCTGCAGCAGGCCAAGGACGCCGGCGCAGTCATCATTGCCTATGACCGGATGCTGACCAACACCAAGGCCGTGGACTACTACGTGGCCTACGACAACTTCAAGGTCGGTGAACTGCAGGGCCAGGCGCTGCTGGCCGGCATGCAGGCCAAGAAGGCGGGGCCATACAACGTGGAGCTCTTCGCTGGTTCCCCGGACGACGCCAACTCGAAGGTGTTCTTCGATGGTGCCATGAGCGTCCTGCAGCCGAAGATCGACGACGGCACCCTGAAGGTTGTCTCCGGACAGGCCGACTTCCAGAAGGCGGTCACGCAGGACTGGAAGGCGGAAAACGCCCAGAAGCGGATGGACTCCCTGCTCTCCGGCAGCTACTCCTCCACTGAGCTGGACGGCGTGCTGTCCCCCAACGACACCCTTGCCCGCGCCGTCATCACCTCCATCAAGAGCGCCGGCAAGCAGGTTCCGGTGGTCACCGGACAGGACTCCGAGGTGGAATCCGTGAAGTCCATCATGGCGGGCGAGCAGTACTCCACCATCAACAAGGACACCCGCAAGATCGTGGAACACACCATCACCATGATCAAGGACCTGCAGCTTGGCGTCGCCTTGGAAATCAACGACAACCGCAACTACAAGAACGAGTTCAAGCGCGTCCCGGCGTTCCTGCTGCCGCCGGCGATCGTGACCCAGGCCAACGTCAAGACGGCCTACACGGACGATCCGGTTCTCGGCCCGATCACCAAGTAG
- a CDS encoding ABC transporter permease has protein sequence MSVLARSVGNAFRNKIRTAAVVAVLAVAIGLALAMLVANQAVGAKVQELNASVGTTLTVNPAGGQGFEGGGEPLTSAEAATAAAVPNVSSVVGTKALRLQTTTTDATTGAGGTTAAGPGGAGGPGGQATAVSTNLTAAIDAGTLGNRNNSSGGTGSTGGTQPARTFTLPITATGIGAEVDSTGKALDITSGTGLGDYGAAQATALVGTTLAEKNSLSVGSTFTIQDKSYTVAGIFDAGTAFGNNAVYLTLPEAQALAEAPDELSSMIVTVNSMENVDAAKTAVQAALGTDKADVTQGQRNLQTAVSSLDSVKNISLVAFIAALATAGLIILLIMVMLVRERRSEIGVLKAIGARNRTIGLQFVLESLVLVAMGSMVGAAVASFASGSIASALISSSATTTTTAGAGQRVAGGIAGGGFPGGGAAGPGGNPFGGATQLLTSVTASASPGVIAAGIAAVFAVAVVGALIPALLTARIRPIEVLRGE, from the coding sequence GTGAGCGTCCTCGCCCGAAGCGTAGGCAATGCCTTCCGCAACAAGATCAGAACCGCGGCGGTGGTGGCCGTGCTGGCCGTCGCCATCGGCCTGGCATTGGCCATGCTCGTGGCCAACCAGGCCGTGGGTGCCAAGGTCCAGGAGCTCAACGCCTCGGTGGGCACCACGCTCACGGTCAACCCGGCGGGCGGCCAGGGCTTCGAAGGTGGCGGCGAGCCGCTCACCTCGGCCGAGGCTGCGACGGCGGCGGCCGTCCCCAACGTTTCCTCTGTGGTGGGCACCAAGGCCCTCCGCCTGCAGACCACGACGACGGACGCCACCACGGGCGCGGGCGGCACCACCGCTGCCGGTCCGGGCGGCGCGGGCGGTCCCGGCGGGCAGGCCACCGCCGTCAGCACCAACCTCACGGCGGCCATCGACGCCGGCACCCTCGGCAACCGCAACAACTCCAGCGGCGGCACGGGCTCAACAGGAGGCACCCAGCCCGCGCGCACCTTCACGCTTCCCATCACGGCCACCGGCATCGGCGCCGAGGTGGACAGCACCGGCAAGGCCCTGGACATCACCAGCGGCACCGGCCTGGGCGACTACGGCGCCGCCCAAGCCACGGCGCTCGTCGGCACCACGCTCGCCGAGAAGAATTCGCTCAGCGTCGGCTCCACGTTCACCATCCAGGACAAGAGCTACACCGTGGCGGGCATCTTCGACGCCGGCACCGCCTTCGGCAACAACGCCGTCTACCTGACCCTGCCCGAGGCCCAGGCCCTGGCCGAAGCCCCGGACGAGCTCTCCAGCATGATCGTCACGGTCAACAGCATGGAAAACGTGGACGCCGCCAAGACCGCCGTCCAGGCCGCCCTCGGCACGGACAAGGCCGACGTCACGCAGGGCCAGCGCAACCTGCAAACCGCCGTCAGCTCCCTCGACAGCGTCAAGAACATCTCCCTCGTCGCGTTCATCGCGGCTCTGGCCACGGCCGGGCTCATCATCCTGCTCATCATGGTGATGCTGGTCCGCGAGCGCCGCAGCGAAATCGGCGTGCTCAAGGCGATCGGGGCCCGCAACCGCACCATCGGGCTGCAGTTCGTGCTCGAGTCCCTGGTCCTGGTGGCCATGGGCAGCATGGTGGGCGCCGCCGTCGCGTCCTTCGCCAGCGGCAGCATCGCGTCCGCGCTGATCAGTTCCAGCGCCACCACCACGACGACGGCGGGCGCCGGCCAGCGCGTTGCCGGCGGTATCGCCGGCGGCGGCTTTCCGGGCGGCGGCGCCGCTGGCCCCGGCGGGAACCCCTTCGGCGGGGCCACCCAGCTGCTCACCTCCGTCACGGCGAGCGCCTCCCCCGGCGTCATCGCCGCCGGCATCGCCGCAGTGTTCGCGGTGGCCGTAGTGGGCGCGCTCATCCCCGCGCTGCTGACGGCCCGCATCCGTCCCATCGAAGTCCTCCGAGGAGAATAG
- a CDS encoding ABC transporter ATP-binding protein: MSVETLVSLRGVTRSVVLPDDQELHILRGVDFEVRSGDHTAIIGRSGCGKSTLLNLLGLLDVPTSGELDFQGVPVRQLRGNARARLRGSTVGFVFQQFNLLQGRSALDNVITPLLYAKGRDFWRRRDIAMDMLDRVGLAERAQTMPNMLSGGEQQRVAIARALVRRPRLILADEPTGALDVETGQAVMSLLDTVASETAALVTITHDANVAALARACYRLDAGVLSELNTGTHAGLSTHQAAGVGA; this comes from the coding sequence CTGAGCGTGGAGACCCTCGTCAGCCTCAGGGGCGTCACCCGGAGCGTGGTCCTGCCGGACGATCAGGAGCTGCACATCTTGCGAGGTGTTGACTTCGAGGTCCGCAGCGGCGACCATACCGCCATCATCGGCCGTTCCGGCTGCGGCAAGTCCACCCTGTTGAACCTGCTGGGACTGCTGGACGTGCCCACCTCCGGCGAACTGGACTTCCAGGGCGTCCCCGTGCGGCAGCTGCGCGGCAACGCCAGGGCACGGTTGCGCGGTTCCACCGTGGGCTTCGTGTTCCAGCAGTTCAACCTGCTCCAGGGCCGGAGCGCCCTGGACAACGTCATCACCCCGCTCCTGTACGCGAAAGGCCGGGATTTCTGGCGCCGCCGCGACATCGCCATGGACATGTTGGACCGGGTGGGCCTGGCGGAGCGTGCCCAGACCATGCCGAACATGCTCTCCGGCGGGGAGCAGCAGCGGGTGGCGATCGCCCGGGCACTGGTCCGCAGGCCGCGGCTCATCCTGGCCGACGAACCGACCGGTGCCCTGGACGTGGAGACGGGCCAGGCCGTCATGTCGCTCCTGGACACTGTGGCCTCCGAAACGGCGGCGCTGGTGACCATCACCCACGATGCCAACGTGGCAGCCTTGGCCCGTGCCTGCTACCGGCTCGACGCCGGTGTCCTCTCCGAACTGAACACCGGCACCCACGCCGGGCTGAGCACCCACCAGGCGGCGGGGGTGGGCGCATGA
- a CDS encoding ABC transporter permease has translation MTGFVSTLVEAWQELRINKVRILLALLGVALSVAALTSVVGLGNLAREGMKAMSERNGGRTATVGLSVNGPTPPDPAQLEKSFQGIVSRYGITYSTHVGQAQGSFQFPRGVQQVQVTVVDPGYGVHHRVELRRGSWFAADDEQRLAPAVVVSEAFYNAAGRPDLARNPTVKITGEQETTAVVIGVVPDSYPDMPPSAFMLGSGAELAGIEPMHGDFKVWVQDGQAEALLAAMKADLQSEYPDMYANAYRMDYAANGDPFAVAQLAVGGVAGLVLLLGAVGMLNISMVTVRYRVREIGIRRSFGATSGRIFVGVMMESVVATAVAGLAGVMLAVAVVKHPWIESRIAPALSEYPAFPVEAALFGLGAAVLVGALAGAIPALVAVRVKVIDAIRF, from the coding sequence ATGACCGGCTTCGTCTCCACGCTCGTCGAAGCCTGGCAGGAACTGCGGATCAACAAGGTCCGCATCCTGCTCGCGCTTCTGGGCGTGGCCCTGTCCGTGGCCGCGCTGACGTCCGTGGTGGGCCTGGGCAACCTGGCCCGCGAAGGCATGAAGGCCATGTCCGAACGCAACGGAGGCCGGACGGCAACCGTGGGGCTCAGCGTCAACGGACCCACGCCGCCGGACCCGGCGCAGCTGGAAAAGAGCTTCCAGGGAATTGTCAGCCGCTATGGCATCACCTACTCCACGCATGTGGGGCAGGCACAGGGCAGCTTCCAGTTCCCCCGGGGGGTGCAGCAGGTGCAGGTGACCGTGGTGGACCCCGGCTACGGGGTCCACCACCGCGTGGAGCTGCGGCGGGGCTCATGGTTCGCCGCGGATGATGAGCAGAGGCTGGCACCTGCCGTCGTCGTCTCGGAAGCCTTCTACAACGCCGCCGGACGCCCGGACCTTGCCCGCAACCCCACGGTGAAGATCACCGGCGAGCAGGAAACCACGGCGGTGGTCATCGGCGTCGTACCGGACTCCTATCCGGATATGCCGCCCAGTGCGTTCATGCTGGGGTCCGGGGCCGAGCTTGCCGGAATCGAACCCATGCACGGCGACTTCAAGGTGTGGGTACAGGACGGCCAGGCGGAGGCCCTGCTCGCGGCAATGAAGGCGGACCTGCAATCCGAATACCCGGACATGTACGCCAACGCCTACCGGATGGACTACGCCGCCAACGGCGATCCCTTCGCCGTCGCCCAGCTGGCCGTGGGCGGCGTCGCGGGACTGGTGTTGCTGCTTGGTGCCGTGGGGATGCTGAACATCTCCATGGTCACCGTGCGCTACCGGGTCCGGGAAATCGGTATCCGGCGCAGCTTCGGCGCCACCTCCGGACGCATCTTCGTGGGCGTCATGATGGAGTCCGTGGTGGCGACGGCCGTGGCCGGGCTAGCCGGCGTGATGCTGGCCGTTGCCGTGGTGAAGCATCCCTGGATTGAATCCAGGATTGCCCCCGCCCTCAGCGAGTACCCTGCCTTCCCCGTGGAGGCGGCGCTCTTCGGCCTGGGAGCCGCCGTCCTTGTGGGTGCACTCGCCGGCGCCATCCCGGCGCTGGTGGCGGTCCGCGTGAAAGTGATCGACGCGATCAGGTTCTGA
- a CDS encoding ABC transporter ATP-binding protein gives MIEVKDLVRQFKSGDRTIKPVNGVSFELGKGTLASIVGKSGSGKSTLLSLLGALDKPTSGDVVVDGVSLAGMPDGKLTEYRRRDIGFVFQQFNLIPNLTAVDNVMLPMEFAGVRRAARLQRARALLEQVQLDPDKHGRRVNRLSGGEQQRVAIARALANEPKLILADEPTGNLDEQTGEHIIELLSSLSRDHNTTILVVTHDRSLAQKTERRFRLHQGRLSEETPALLKTAVRT, from the coding sequence ATGATTGAAGTCAAGGACCTGGTCCGCCAGTTCAAGTCCGGGGACCGCACCATCAAGCCGGTCAACGGAGTCAGTTTCGAGCTCGGGAAGGGCACGCTGGCGTCCATCGTGGGCAAGAGCGGCAGCGGCAAGAGCACCCTGCTCTCGCTCCTGGGCGCCCTGGACAAGCCCACCAGCGGGGACGTGGTGGTGGACGGCGTCAGCCTCGCCGGGATGCCGGACGGCAAGCTCACCGAGTACCGGCGGCGCGATATCGGCTTCGTGTTCCAGCAGTTCAACCTCATCCCCAACCTCACGGCCGTGGACAACGTCATGCTGCCGATGGAGTTCGCCGGGGTCCGCCGCGCGGCCCGGCTGCAGCGCGCCCGGGCCCTGCTGGAGCAGGTCCAGCTGGACCCGGACAAGCACGGCCGCCGCGTGAACCGCCTGTCCGGCGGCGAGCAGCAGCGCGTGGCCATCGCCCGGGCCCTGGCCAACGAGCCCAAGCTCATCCTGGCCGACGAACCCACGGGGAACCTGGACGAGCAGACCGGCGAACACATCATCGAGCTGCTCAGTTCCCTGAGCCGCGACCACAACACCACCATCCTGGTGGTCACGCACGATCGCAGCCTCGCCCAGAAGACCGAGCGGCGTTTCCGCCTCCACCAGGGCCGGCTGAGCGAGGAAACGCCTGCCCTGCTCAAGACGGCCGTCAGAACCTGA